A section of the Acidobacteriota bacterium genome encodes:
- the glmU gene encoding bifunctional UDP-N-acetylglucosamine diphosphorylase/glucosamine-1-phosphate N-acetyltransferase GlmU: MAKTLVRKSSSSSRPPRVAIAIMAAGKGTRLKSRHPKVLHEVGGKPILSHVIATAMKVVPAQDIFVIIGHEADQVRAAVASTGVQFVLQAEQRGTGHALMVAKDALAGYDQVIVLSGDAPLITAETIQRLSAFHSAQKAAMTLLSADLQDPTGYGRVIRKTAKGSEVRAIVEEKATNAQQRKIREINSGFYAFSVPDLYEHISKLSTDNAHHEYYLTDMAAVLGRARSKVVVQKTPSAAEVLGSNKRSEIVDLDARMRLAKCEQLMEEGVTIFYPQTCVIDSDVQIGADTVIEPFVQLRGKTKVGSDCRIRSYSVINNTEIGDGVMVLPGCVMDDSRIANRATVGPYSRLRPGSDIGEGAHLGNFVETKKTRLGKGSKANHLSYLGDAEIGEGVNVGAGTITCNYDGTHKHKTIIEDGVFVGSDSILVAPLKIGRGAYVAAASCITEDVPADSLALGRARQTVKEGWAAQQRKARGQK; encoded by the coding sequence ATGGCGAAAACGTTAGTTAGAAAGTCATCGTCTTCAAGCCGGCCGCCGCGCGTGGCGATTGCGATCATGGCCGCGGGTAAGGGAACGCGACTCAAGTCGAGGCATCCTAAGGTTCTCCATGAAGTCGGCGGAAAACCGATTCTCTCCCATGTGATCGCGACGGCGATGAAAGTTGTTCCGGCACAGGACATTTTTGTCATCATCGGCCACGAAGCGGATCAGGTACGAGCGGCGGTGGCGTCGACCGGCGTGCAGTTTGTCCTGCAGGCGGAGCAGCGCGGTACAGGACACGCGCTGATGGTCGCAAAGGACGCGCTCGCTGGCTACGATCAGGTGATCGTGCTTTCGGGCGATGCTCCATTGATTACCGCGGAGACGATTCAAAGACTCAGCGCGTTCCATTCCGCGCAAAAGGCTGCGATGACGTTGCTCAGTGCGGACCTGCAAGATCCGACTGGCTACGGTCGCGTGATTCGCAAGACTGCCAAAGGATCCGAGGTGCGGGCCATTGTGGAAGAGAAGGCCACGAACGCACAACAGAGGAAGATCCGCGAAATTAATTCTGGCTTCTATGCTTTTTCGGTGCCGGATCTCTACGAACACATCAGTAAGCTCTCCACCGACAATGCCCATCATGAGTACTACCTCACGGATATGGCTGCAGTGCTCGGGCGTGCGCGGAGCAAGGTGGTCGTGCAAAAAACTCCGAGTGCGGCGGAAGTTCTGGGGAGCAACAAGCGCTCGGAGATTGTCGATCTCGACGCGCGCATGCGCCTGGCAAAATGTGAACAGCTCATGGAAGAGGGCGTCACGATTTTTTATCCACAGACCTGTGTCATCGACAGCGACGTGCAGATCGGCGCGGACACCGTGATTGAGCCGTTCGTGCAACTTCGCGGCAAGACGAAGGTCGGGTCGGACTGCCGCATCCGTTCGTACAGCGTCATCAACAATACGGAGATCGGCGATGGCGTGATGGTGCTACCGGGCTGCGTAATGGACGATTCGCGGATCGCGAACAGGGCCACAGTTGGACCGTATTCGCGTCTTCGCCCGGGAAGTGATATCGGCGAAGGAGCGCATCTGGGAAATTTCGTCGAGACCAAGAAAACCAGGCTAGGCAAGGGTTCCAAGGCCAATCACCTCAGTTACCTGGGCGACGCGGAAATCGGCGAGGGCGTCAACGTGGGCGCGGGCACGATTACATGCAACTACGATGGCACGCACAAGCACAAAACGATTATCGAGGACGGCGTGTTCGTGGGCAGCGATTCCATTCTGGTTGCGCCCCTGAAGATCGGACGAGGTGCGTACGTTGCGGCCGCCTCGTGCATCACCGAGGATGTACCGGCGGATTCGCTCGCGCTGGGACGGGCCCGACAGACGGTGAAAGAGGGTTGGGCCGCGCAGCAGAGAAAAGCAAGAGGTCAGAAGTAA
- a CDS encoding EamA family transporter — MSTATIHAPIAAPAARPSRLSMVLAFFAIYIVWGTTYLAIRYAVETIPPLVTAGLRHTSAGVILLAIAWSRGFRPRREHWIAGTVLGALFFLVGHGTLHWAEQYVSSGLSALLVASEPLWILVLGAAMGQQRINWKSGLGLLMGMAGVGILTAREFTTRSSMTIAVIAILVGAASWAVGVCISPRLRLPRDPVGRTAIPVLCGAAMLLLVAGGSGEFSAMHWGAVSLKSWLGLAYLITFGSVIAFTAYTWLLQHCSPTLVATHTFVNPLVAVLVGWLWASEAISVRIVIATAVILAAIVLIQRGDRHAELQAEAVQSD, encoded by the coding sequence ATGTCGACCGCGACCATCCATGCGCCCATCGCTGCTCCCGCCGCAAGGCCGTCGCGCCTCTCGATGGTCCTCGCATTTTTTGCGATCTACATTGTGTGGGGCACCACGTACCTGGCGATTCGCTACGCGGTTGAGACCATCCCTCCGTTGGTTACGGCAGGCCTCCGTCATACGAGTGCAGGCGTGATCCTGCTAGCGATCGCATGGTCGCGCGGATTTCGTCCGCGCCGTGAGCACTGGATTGCTGGTACGGTCCTGGGCGCACTGTTCTTCCTGGTCGGCCACGGTACGCTGCACTGGGCCGAGCAATATGTATCGTCAGGACTTTCCGCACTGCTGGTGGCCAGCGAACCCCTCTGGATATTGGTCCTGGGCGCCGCTATGGGCCAACAACGGATCAACTGGAAGAGCGGCCTAGGCCTCTTAATGGGGATGGCTGGCGTCGGCATCCTGACGGCGCGAGAATTTACGACCCGCAGTTCGATGACGATCGCGGTGATCGCCATCCTGGTCGGAGCCGCCTCATGGGCGGTAGGAGTATGTATTTCCCCAAGACTGCGCTTGCCGCGCGATCCCGTCGGGCGCACCGCGATCCCCGTGCTTTGTGGCGCTGCAATGTTGCTATTGGTTGCTGGTGGATCGGGAGAGTTTTCCGCCATGCACTGGGGAGCGGTCTCGCTGAAGTCGTGGCTGGGCCTGGCGTACCTGATCACCTTCGGTTCGGTGATCGCTTTCACCGCCTATACATGGCTCTTGCAGCATTGCTCGCCGACGCTGGTCGCGACCCATACCTTCGTCAATCCGCTGGTAGCAGTACTGGTGGGATGGCTCTGGGCTTCCGAAGCAATCAGCGTGCGCATCGTGATCGCGACGGCGGTAATTCTGGCAGCAATTGTCCTGATTCAACGTGGCGACCGTCACGCCGAGTTGCAGGCGGAAGCTGTCCAGTCCGACTAA
- a CDS encoding ABATE domain-containing protein produces MKFQIIAGELCLDFINTVDNRLVRERRQELVPSYADLLEWAVQAGAVSAGQQRMLGREALAHPGRAESVHERAVTLRECLYRIATAIANHRKVAANDLGVLNTFLDEALAHLKLQPNQKGFRMDWAQSDLPLDFVLWPIARSASDLLTGDDLQYVRECGAGTCRWLFVDRSKNHSRRWCDMKICGNRIKARKFYRRQGSVRKARSR; encoded by the coding sequence GTGAAGTTTCAAATTATTGCAGGCGAGCTTTGCCTGGACTTCATCAACACGGTGGACAACCGTCTTGTCCGGGAGAGGCGGCAGGAACTGGTGCCGTCCTACGCCGACTTGTTGGAGTGGGCGGTGCAAGCGGGAGCCGTTTCGGCCGGACAGCAGCGAATGCTCGGCCGTGAGGCCTTGGCCCATCCGGGCAGGGCCGAATCAGTTCACGAGCGCGCCGTGACATTGCGAGAGTGTTTGTACCGGATCGCGACTGCCATCGCGAATCATCGCAAGGTCGCCGCGAATGATCTTGGCGTTCTCAACACTTTTCTGGACGAAGCTCTTGCTCATCTCAAATTGCAGCCTAACCAAAAAGGATTCCGCATGGACTGGGCGCAATCCGATCTCCCACTGGATTTTGTCTTGTGGCCAATTGCCCGTTCTGCCAGCGATCTGCTGACTGGGGACGACCTCCAATATGTGCGGGAATGCGGGGCCGGCACCTGCCGTTGGCTCTTTGTGGATCGCAGCAAGAATCACAGCCGGCGATGGTGTGACATGAAGATTTGCGGTAACCGGATTAAGGCCCGAAAATTCTACCGGCGACAAGGCAGCGTGCGAAAGGCCCGTTCCCGATGA
- the ftcD gene encoding glutamate formimidoyltransferase, with product MPTTLVECVPNFSEGRDKAKVDAIVDAMKMSGVYLLDREMDSDHNRCVITLVGDRDAIQEAVIRGVGKASELIDLTKHQGAHPRMGAADVVPFIPIEGVTIEDCVAMAKHVGAEIWKRFQIPVYLYEAAAATPERQGLENIRRGQFEGIRDEIATNPARRPDIGEPRIHPTAGATVVGARKALIAYNVFLNTTDVDIAKKVAKAVRFSSGGLRFVKGAGFLVRGMAQVSMNLTDFEQTPIHRVFEYVKREAARYGVIPVSSEIVGLLPKKALEQAAEWFLQVENFDSSLILENRLAAVISGKMAVGGLRAGVEPFVEQLAAATATPGGGSAAAASGAMAAGLATMVATMSRGKKAYLQHEAAHSEAIARLGQLREELKAAIDADAESYNQVMKAYKSAKESSDGDTAITAALKQATNVPLGVAEGVVEVAAIAEKLKAITNPNMKSDLTTAIALAQAALTGALANVEINLELLKDDAFVAQTRRKALALK from the coding sequence ATGCCGACCACGCTCGTCGAATGTGTCCCGAATTTTTCCGAAGGCCGTGACAAAGCCAAAGTCGATGCCATCGTCGACGCCATGAAAATGTCCGGCGTCTATCTTCTCGACCGCGAGATGGATTCCGACCACAACCGCTGCGTGATCACCCTTGTCGGCGATCGCGATGCCATTCAGGAAGCAGTGATCCGCGGAGTAGGCAAGGCCTCGGAGTTGATCGACCTGACCAAGCACCAGGGCGCTCACCCGCGCATGGGAGCCGCCGACGTTGTGCCGTTTATCCCAATCGAAGGCGTCACCATCGAAGACTGCGTGGCCATGGCGAAGCATGTCGGCGCGGAAATCTGGAAGCGCTTTCAGATTCCGGTGTACCTCTACGAAGCGGCCGCCGCCACTCCCGAGCGCCAGGGACTGGAAAACATCCGCCGCGGACAATTCGAAGGCATCCGCGATGAGATCGCGACCAACCCCGCGCGCCGCCCCGATATCGGAGAACCACGCATCCATCCCACGGCCGGAGCGACCGTCGTCGGCGCCCGCAAAGCGCTGATTGCTTACAACGTCTTTTTGAATACGACCGACGTCGACATCGCCAAGAAGGTCGCTAAAGCCGTGCGTTTTTCCAGCGGAGGATTGCGCTTCGTCAAGGGCGCAGGATTCCTTGTCCGTGGCATGGCGCAAGTCTCGATGAACCTCACTGATTTCGAGCAGACGCCCATTCACCGCGTCTTCGAATACGTAAAGCGCGAAGCTGCGCGTTATGGCGTGATCCCAGTCTCCAGCGAGATCGTCGGACTCCTCCCGAAGAAAGCTCTCGAGCAAGCCGCCGAGTGGTTCCTGCAGGTGGAAAACTTCGATTCCTCGCTGATCCTCGAGAACCGCCTCGCCGCCGTCATCAGCGGCAAGATGGCGGTCGGCGGACTGCGTGCAGGAGTCGAGCCCTTCGTCGAGCAACTCGCCGCCGCCACCGCCACTCCCGGCGGAGGTAGCGCCGCTGCCGCGAGCGGAGCCATGGCCGCCGGACTCGCCACCATGGTCGCCACGATGTCGCGCGGCAAGAAGGCCTATCTCCAGCACGAAGCCGCGCACAGCGAAGCCATCGCGCGCCTCGGCCAGCTCCGCGAAGAACTCAAAGCCGCCATCGACGCCGATGCGGAGTCCTATAACCAGGTGATGAAGGCGTACAAGTCAGCGAAAGAATCGTCTGATGGCGATACAGCCATCACCGCCGCGTTGAAACAAGCCACCAACGTCCCTCTCGGAGTCGCAGAGGGCGTCGTTGAAGTTGCGGCCATCGCCGAAAAGCTCAAGGCCATCACCAATCCCAATATGAAGTCCGATCTGACCACGGCCATCGCACTAGCCCAAGCGGCGCTGACAGGCGCGCTTGCCAACGTGGAGATCAATCTGGAATTGCTGAAAGACGATGCCTTTGTCGCGCAGACCAGGAGGAAGGCTCTGGCGTTGAAATAG
- a CDS encoding DUF4242 domain-containing protein: MPKYVIEREIPNAGKLSAQDLKGISQTSCGVLRNLGPQIQWVESFVTDDKIYCIYIAPNEEIIREHAKQGGFPANRVSAVRNVISPTTAE; encoded by the coding sequence ATGCCAAAGTACGTGATCGAGCGGGAAATCCCGAATGCCGGGAAGTTGAGCGCGCAGGATTTGAAGGGAATCTCGCAGACGTCATGCGGAGTGTTGCGCAATCTGGGACCGCAAATCCAGTGGGTCGAGAGCTTCGTCACCGATGACAAGATTTATTGCATTTACATCGCGCCCAACGAAGAGATAATCCGCGAGCATGCCAAGCAGGGGGGATTTCCGGCGAACAGGGTTTCGGCAGTGCGCAACGTGATCAGTCCCACGACCGCGGAGTAA
- a CDS encoding glutamate racemase — MTASRRPTIGVFDSGVGGLTVLRALLGRVPDADYLYFGDSARLPYGSKSAATVAHYATGAAHFLQEHGAELLVIACNTATALALDEIKAAAQVKVIGVVEPGAEAAVAASRKKKVVVLGTEATVASHAYRRALESKGVAATEKACPLFVPLVEEGWTEHTVTEQVARIYLSEAFADDSHDADVLVLGCTHYPLIQPLLRRVAPDHITIVDSAESTAQAVAEELRKSPLHLQGESEKRAVPRLKFFATDSAEKFKKMGTRFLGRPVEDVVHVDLKE; from the coding sequence GTGACTGCTTCCCGAAGACCAACGATCGGCGTATTTGATTCCGGCGTGGGCGGATTGACCGTCCTGCGCGCGCTACTGGGCCGCGTACCGGACGCTGACTATCTGTATTTCGGCGACTCGGCGCGCCTGCCGTACGGATCGAAGTCCGCGGCAACGGTGGCCCACTATGCCACGGGAGCGGCGCATTTCTTGCAAGAACACGGCGCTGAGTTGCTGGTCATTGCCTGCAACACTGCGACGGCTCTCGCCCTCGACGAAATCAAAGCGGCAGCACAGGTGAAAGTCATCGGAGTAGTCGAACCGGGCGCTGAGGCCGCAGTTGCGGCCAGCCGCAAAAAGAAAGTCGTCGTCCTCGGCACCGAAGCCACCGTCGCCAGCCACGCTTACCGGCGCGCGCTGGAGAGTAAAGGAGTCGCCGCGACGGAGAAAGCGTGTCCCCTGTTTGTACCGCTCGTCGAAGAGGGCTGGACCGAGCACACTGTCACCGAACAGGTGGCGCGAATTTATCTGTCGGAGGCGTTCGCAGACGACTCGCATGACGCAGATGTGCTGGTGCTGGGCTGCACGCACTATCCGCTAATCCAGCCTTTGCTGCGGCGAGTTGCGCCGGATCACATCACCATCGTGGATTCGGCAGAGTCGACGGCGCAGGCGGTCGCGGAAGAACTGCGGAAGTCGCCGCTCCACCTGCAGGGAGAGTCTGAAAAACGGGCGGTGCCGCGCCTCAAGTTCTTTGCCACTGATTCGGCGGAGAAGTTCAAGAAGATGGGGACGCGGTTTCTGGGACGCCCAGTCGAGGATGTGGTGCACGTGGACTTAAAGGAGTAG
- a CDS encoding MOSC domain-containing protein has product MKVVGKIESLWRYPVKSMRGEELQEAFVGFPGVYGDRLYAFRSAASPPGFPWLTAREQEAMLLYRPRYRHSERTLQPDNLAEAEALGSGLTPVYGELSDLMVDVDTPAGERFAIDDPKLMSLLREGIAEKHELTLLRSHRAMTDCRPISIFSIQTARALSQELGIDVDKRRFRANLYVDLESEKGFGEDEFVGRTLRIGTRAAVAVLNRDSRCKIITLDPDTAQPGPELMKRLARDHEGQAGVYGAVLVEGTIRPGDEITLSD; this is encoded by the coding sequence TTGAAAGTGGTCGGCAAGATCGAGAGTCTCTGGCGATACCCGGTCAAGAGCATGCGCGGCGAGGAGTTGCAGGAAGCCTTTGTCGGGTTTCCTGGCGTCTACGGTGACCGTTTGTATGCCTTTCGGAGCGCGGCATCCCCGCCAGGATTCCCCTGGCTGACGGCACGCGAGCAGGAAGCGATGCTGCTGTATCGGCCCCGCTACCGGCATTCCGAGCGCACGCTCCAGCCGGATAACCTCGCGGAAGCGGAAGCGCTCGGGTCTGGCCTCACGCCGGTCTATGGGGAACTCTCCGATCTCATGGTGGACGTCGATACACCGGCAGGAGAACGGTTCGCCATTGATGATCCCAAGCTGATGAGCCTGCTGCGCGAAGGCATCGCAGAGAAACATGAACTGACGCTACTTCGATCCCACCGGGCAATGACAGACTGCCGCCCTATCTCGATCTTTTCCATCCAAACCGCACGCGCGCTGAGCCAGGAGTTAGGAATCGACGTGGACAAGCGGCGATTCCGCGCCAATCTTTATGTCGATCTTGAATCGGAAAAAGGTTTCGGTGAAGACGAGTTCGTGGGCCGGACCTTACGGATTGGTACAAGAGCGGCAGTCGCAGTGCTAAATCGCGACTCCCGCTGCAAGATCATCACACTCGATCCCGACACCGCGCAGCCTGGTCCCGAGTTGATGAAGCGGCTGGCTCGCGACCATGAAGGCCAGGCCGGGGTCTACGGAGCAGTTCTGGTGGAGGGAACCATACGGCCAGGCGACGAGATCACGCTGTCGGATTGA
- a CDS encoding energy transducer TonB: MADIEIPRNPQELASPAAPEPTLNLLLKDEILDGPLYKRLFQGLDDFFFPKKLPPLVLTSKPVPVRDIWGLYGNYKSRGALGSTVVHIIAVAIIISGALFARRVVTELKPQETIVLLAPDGIPTLEPSKKISGGGGGGGDRDKIQASQGRLPKKALEQFTPPAAVIRNQHPILPKEATVVMAPDVKLAQLTLPNLGDPLSHSTAPPSNGVGSGAGIGSGSGGGVGMGTGPGFGEGRGGGTGGGVFRVGNGVAAPKLIYDPEPEYSEEARKAKYQGTCVLSVVVGPDGLAHDIKVTNTLGLGLDEKAIEAVRKWRFDPATKDGKPVNVLISVQVNFRLY, encoded by the coding sequence ATGGCCGACATCGAAATCCCGCGGAATCCGCAAGAGCTGGCCAGTCCTGCAGCCCCTGAGCCCACGCTCAATCTCCTCCTGAAAGATGAAATTCTAGACGGCCCCCTTTACAAGAGACTTTTTCAGGGCTTGGATGATTTCTTCTTCCCGAAGAAGTTGCCGCCTCTGGTATTGACCTCGAAGCCAGTTCCAGTGCGGGACATTTGGGGGCTCTACGGGAACTACAAGTCTCGAGGCGCTCTGGGATCGACGGTCGTTCACATCATCGCCGTGGCGATCATCATTAGCGGCGCACTATTTGCGCGCAGAGTGGTCACTGAACTGAAGCCCCAGGAAACAATCGTGCTGCTTGCTCCGGACGGCATTCCGACCTTGGAGCCTTCGAAAAAGATTTCGGGCGGTGGTGGCGGTGGCGGCGATCGCGACAAAATTCAAGCTTCACAGGGACGCCTGCCAAAGAAGGCTTTGGAACAGTTCACTCCGCCGGCCGCAGTGATCCGTAATCAGCATCCGATCCTGCCCAAGGAAGCGACCGTAGTGATGGCGCCAGACGTGAAGTTGGCGCAGCTCACTCTCCCAAACTTGGGAGATCCTCTTTCGCACTCTACGGCGCCCCCCTCAAACGGAGTGGGTTCCGGTGCAGGCATCGGCTCCGGATCAGGCGGTGGTGTTGGGATGGGTACTGGCCCCGGATTCGGTGAAGGCCGCGGTGGCGGCACCGGCGGCGGTGTATTCCGCGTTGGCAACGGTGTTGCAGCCCCGAAGCTGATTTACGATCCCGAACCTGAGTATTCCGAAGAAGCCCGCAAAGCGAAGTATCAGGGCACCTGCGTACTTTCCGTCGTCGTTGGACCAGACGGTCTGGCGCATGACATCAAAGTCACGAATACACTTGGTCTTGGTCTGGACGAAAAAGCGATTGAAGCAGTCAGGAAATGGCGTTTTGATCCCGCCACCAAAGACGGCAAGCCCGTCAACGTCCTGATTTCAGTCCAGGTAAATTTCCGGCTGTACTAG
- the ileS gene encoding isoleucine--tRNA ligase yields MTKIVHAFSQSDTVLFAYGRLFPSPIDVSFCAPYNEKIQSFGRIQLVPSEFKSTLNLPKTDFSMKANLPVNEPKMLARWEEMALYERVRTARKGSPVYLLHDGPPYTSGPIHLGTAMNKCLKDFIVKSKTMSGMDAPYVPGWDCHGLPIEIKVDKELGGKKLQMRPNDVRAECRKYAQKYLDLQRQQFKRIGVFGRFDDPYVTMNPQYESVVLETFFSFYENNFVYKGLRAVYWCMHDETALAEAEVEYENHTSSTVWVKYSLLDDPAGIDASLAGKKASTIIWTTTPWTLPASMAVAFHPDEEYVALESGGEVYIVASKLAKDAAEKCGLANPRELAHFPGRKMERLNFQHPFLDRKVLGVLADYVTMDTGTGVVHTAPSHGAEDFITGVKYGLDATSNVDEKGILRNGLPEYTGKRVWEANAPIIELVKSRGALLHTEKTEHSYPHCWRCHNPVIFRATEQWFISMETPMPDGKSKADTLRTRTLERIKDVKWDPAWGEERLSNMIQTRPDWCISRQRVWGVPIAVFLCESCGKPLNDHAVNRKVVELFARAGADAWFTSEPDTIVPTGTKCAHCSGTKFEKETDIFDVWLESGASYLTLRAADPQNPWPADLYLEGGDQYRGWFQSSLLCAMGTHATPPFRGVVTPGWTLDEKGQAMSKSRGNDVDPVDIANRLGGEIVRLWTASVDFREDVVGSEALMQRVGENYKKIRNTFRYILSNLYDFDPQKDSVPFGEMEVLDQYMLRQTSAFANDVRKSYDDFAFHRIYHRVNHFCIVDLSAFYFDVLKDRFYISAPKSLGRRSAQTAVWRIGEALARLLAPILTFMSEEIWEHLPKIASREESVHLAMFPATSDILGAGATPHSEQQDQDWAALRSVRDEVLKALEEARNQKLIGTGLEAQVAITAADPMFSLLKRYEGELRYLFIVSAASVVQGSGNGSSGVQVAVKKADGTKCERCWNYSTRVGEDKTYPTACERCSAVLNVIDVGTGL; encoded by the coding sequence ATGACAAAAATTGTACACGCTTTTTCTCAAAGCGATACAGTACTTTTTGCATACGGACGGTTGTTCCCGTCTCCAATAGACGTGTCCTTCTGCGCTCCCTATAATGAAAAGATTCAATCATTTGGGAGAATCCAGCTAGTGCCGAGCGAGTTCAAATCCACCCTCAACCTGCCTAAAACCGACTTCTCAATGAAGGCAAATCTTCCCGTCAACGAGCCCAAGATGCTGGCTCGCTGGGAAGAGATGGCCCTCTACGAGCGTGTGCGAACGGCTCGCAAGGGATCGCCTGTTTACCTGTTGCATGACGGCCCTCCCTATACCAGCGGCCCCATCCACCTCGGCACCGCCATGAACAAGTGCCTGAAGGACTTCATCGTGAAGTCCAAAACCATGTCGGGCATGGACGCGCCCTATGTGCCGGGATGGGACTGTCATGGACTGCCCATCGAAATCAAAGTCGACAAAGAACTCGGCGGCAAGAAGCTCCAGATGCGGCCGAACGACGTGCGCGCGGAATGTCGCAAGTACGCGCAAAAATATCTCGATCTGCAGCGCCAGCAGTTCAAGCGCATCGGCGTCTTCGGACGCTTCGACGATCCCTACGTCACCATGAATCCGCAATACGAGTCGGTCGTGCTCGAGACATTTTTCTCGTTCTACGAAAACAACTTCGTCTACAAAGGGCTGCGTGCCGTCTACTGGTGCATGCACGACGAAACTGCGCTTGCCGAAGCGGAAGTCGAGTACGAGAACCACACCAGTTCGACCGTCTGGGTGAAGTATTCCCTGCTCGACGATCCCGCTGGAATAGACGCGTCACTGGCCGGAAAGAAAGCGTCGACGATCATCTGGACGACCACTCCGTGGACGCTGCCGGCATCGATGGCGGTCGCATTCCATCCGGATGAAGAGTACGTAGCGCTGGAGTCTGGCGGCGAAGTGTACATCGTCGCTTCGAAGCTGGCGAAAGATGCGGCTGAAAAGTGCGGCCTCGCCAACCCTCGCGAACTCGCTCACTTCCCTGGGCGAAAGATGGAGCGGCTGAACTTCCAGCATCCATTTCTCGATCGCAAAGTCCTGGGCGTGCTGGCCGATTACGTCACTATGGATACGGGCACGGGCGTTGTTCATACCGCTCCGTCGCATGGTGCGGAGGATTTCATCACGGGCGTGAAGTATGGCCTCGACGCGACCAGCAACGTCGACGAAAAAGGCATCCTGCGCAACGGACTGCCGGAATACACAGGCAAGCGAGTGTGGGAGGCGAATGCGCCGATCATAGAACTGGTGAAGAGCCGCGGGGCTCTGCTGCATACGGAAAAGACGGAACATTCCTATCCGCATTGCTGGCGTTGCCACAACCCGGTCATTTTCCGCGCGACCGAGCAATGGTTCATCTCGATGGAAACGCCGATGCCGGATGGAAAGTCGAAAGCGGACACGCTGCGCACCCGGACACTGGAGCGAATCAAGGATGTGAAGTGGGATCCGGCGTGGGGCGAAGAACGCCTTTCGAACATGATCCAGACTCGGCCCGACTGGTGTATCTCGCGGCAACGAGTGTGGGGCGTGCCGATCGCAGTCTTCCTGTGCGAATCATGCGGCAAGCCGTTGAATGATCATGCGGTGAATCGCAAAGTGGTGGAACTGTTCGCGCGCGCGGGGGCCGATGCGTGGTTCACGTCCGAGCCAGACACGATTGTTCCGACGGGAACGAAATGCGCTCATTGCAGTGGCACGAAGTTCGAAAAAGAAACGGACATCTTCGACGTGTGGCTGGAGTCGGGCGCGAGCTACCTGACTCTCCGTGCGGCAGACCCGCAAAATCCGTGGCCTGCGGATCTTTATCTCGAAGGCGGCGACCAGTATCGCGGATGGTTTCAGTCTTCCCTGCTGTGCGCGATGGGAACTCACGCCACGCCGCCGTTTCGCGGCGTCGTCACACCGGGGTGGACGCTGGACGAAAAAGGCCAGGCGATGTCGAAGTCGCGTGGCAACGATGTCGATCCGGTCGATATCGCAAATCGACTCGGCGGCGAGATTGTGCGGCTGTGGACGGCTTCGGTCGATTTCCGCGAAGACGTGGTTGGGTCCGAAGCGCTGATGCAGCGGGTAGGCGAGAACTACAAGAAAATCCGTAACACGTTCCGCTACATCCTGAGCAATCTGTACGATTTCGATCCGCAGAAAGACTCGGTGCCCTTCGGCGAGATGGAAGTGCTCGACCAGTACATGCTGCGGCAGACCTCCGCGTTCGCGAACGATGTCAGGAAGTCGTATGACGACTTTGCATTTCACAGGATTTATCACCGGGTGAATCATTTCTGCATCGTGGACTTGAGCGCGTTTTACTTCGATGTGCTCAAAGACCGCTTCTACATTTCCGCTCCCAAGTCGCTCGGCCGGCGTTCGGCGCAGACTGCGGTCTGGCGGATTGGAGAGGCACTGGCGCGTTTGCTGGCGCCGATCCTGACGTTCATGTCGGAGGAGATCTGGGAGCATCTGCCGAAGATTGCGAGCCGGGAAGAGAGCGTGCACCTGGCGATGTTTCCGGCGACGTCCGACATCCTGGGCGCGGGCGCTACCCCGCACAGCGAACAACAGGATCAGGATTGGGCGGCCTTGCGGTCAGTGCGTGACGAAGTCCTGAAGGCGCTCGAAGAGGCACGCAACCAGAAACTCATCGGAACGGGACTCGAGGCGCAGGTCGCAATCACGGCGGCGGATCCGATGTTCTCGCTCTTGAAACGTTACGAGGGAGAATTGCGGTATCTGTTCATCGTTTCGGCGGCGAGCGTTGTGCAAGGTTCGGGCAATGGCAGCAGCGGAGTCCAAGTCGCAGTGAAAAAGGCCGACGGCACGAAGTGCGAGCGCTGCTGGAACTACTCGACTCGGGTTGGTGAGGATAAGACCTATCCGACCGCGTGCGAGCGCTGTAGCGCCGTGCTAAATGTGATTGATGTGGGGACAGGTCTCTGA